In a genomic window of uncultured Sphaerochaeta sp.:
- a CDS encoding ABC transporter permease, whose protein sequence is MRTQITKSLTTNEAIVVYTIVALSLAIGFINPAFREFSTAITLSRAMLVTLIFAVLEMMVIVSGGIDVSFPAIACFSSYATLRLILTFDIDNVLFFYAVAGVMGIAFGLVNAFLIAKMELPALIATLGVSSVANGATLAFLGTKEYSNIPEGIDQLSKTFLFSYTNSNGITFQMTSLILIPLVLLILSYIVLRHTMLGRGIYAIGGDRFAARIAGFNVTRIQYIIYMTAGFLAAVGGVTYTILMRQGSPQNLMGSEMMVIAAVVVGGTRITGGHGTVFGTLLGVLLIAIVQNNLIMVGVPAHFQSFVVGLIIVLGTGITSIRAKRVANSSKV, encoded by the coding sequence ATGAGAACACAAATTACCAAATCATTGACAACCAATGAGGCGATCGTCGTATACACCATTGTGGCACTCTCGCTGGCCATTGGGTTCATCAACCCCGCTTTCCGTGAGTTTTCCACCGCCATCACACTCTCCCGGGCTATGTTGGTCACCCTCATTTTTGCCGTGCTTGAGATGATGGTGATCGTCTCTGGCGGCATCGATGTTTCATTTCCTGCGATTGCCTGTTTTTCGTCGTATGCCACCTTGCGTCTCATTCTGACCTTCGATATCGACAATGTCCTGTTCTTCTATGCAGTGGCAGGGGTGATGGGTATTGCGTTCGGATTGGTGAATGCATTCCTGATTGCCAAGATGGAGTTGCCAGCCCTGATTGCAACCCTTGGGGTGAGCAGTGTGGCAAACGGTGCCACCCTGGCATTCCTGGGAACCAAGGAGTATTCCAATATTCCCGAAGGCATTGACCAGTTGAGCAAGACCTTCCTCTTCTCCTACACCAACAGCAATGGCATCACCTTCCAGATGACTTCCCTGATTCTCATTCCCTTGGTCTTGCTGATTCTCTCCTATATCGTTTTGCGCCATACCATGCTTGGTCGTGGCATCTATGCCATCGGTGGTGATCGGTTTGCAGCGCGTATCGCCGGCTTCAACGTAACCAGGATCCAATACATCATCTACATGACGGCAGGTTTCCTTGCGGCAGTCGGCGGGGTGACCTACACCATTCTCATGCGTCAAGGCAGCCCCCAAAACCTCATGGGTTCTGAGATGATGGTCATTGCAGCCGTGGTGGTCGGAGGGACGAGGATCACTGGTGGCCATGGGACCGTGTTCGGGACCTTGCTGGGAGTACTGCTCATAGCAATTGTCCAGAACAACCTCATCATGGTGGGTGTTCCCGCTCACTTCCAGTCCTTCGTGGTCGGCCTGATCATCGTTCTTGGGACAGGAATCACCTCCATTCGCGCCAAACGCGTGGCAAACAGTTCGAAAGTGTAA
- a CDS encoding septal ring lytic transglycosylase RlpA family protein, giving the protein MKRLTALLILLLLVFPALYAEDAPLEPGTVIEKGIASWYTTDKSESLTANGETFDPNSLSAAHKSLKFGTIVRVTNTVNGKSVDVRINDRGPYVDGRIIDLTPASAKQIDMLASGIAPVDLTLIFEPEIPESKYNRAGDTGWYQIQVGAYSSLLTAYAQYDRLLNAGLKPYAELLPDSKAVRLTVRWIPAYQLERTMKALSALGFAEKNVLKKSEANPYR; this is encoded by the coding sequence ATGAAACGATTGACGGCATTGCTAATCCTGTTGCTTCTCGTCTTCCCTGCCCTGTATGCAGAGGATGCCCCGCTTGAGCCGGGTACGGTCATCGAAAAAGGCATTGCCTCGTGGTACACCACAGACAAGAGCGAAAGCCTGACGGCCAATGGGGAGACGTTCGACCCCAACAGTCTCTCTGCCGCTCACAAGAGTCTGAAATTCGGTACCATCGTACGGGTTACCAATACCGTCAACGGCAAGAGTGTCGATGTCAGGATCAATGACCGGGGCCCCTATGTGGATGGCAGGATCATCGACCTGACCCCGGCATCGGCCAAGCAAATCGATATGCTTGCCAGTGGGATTGCCCCGGTCGATCTCACCCTGATCTTCGAGCCGGAGATTCCCGAGTCGAAGTACAATCGTGCAGGGGACACCGGCTGGTACCAGATCCAGGTGGGGGCGTATTCCAGCCTTCTCACCGCCTATGCCCAGTACGACAGGTTGCTCAATGCGGGGCTCAAGCCCTATGCAGAACTGCTGCCCGATTCGAAGGCTGTCCGACTGACCGTGCGCTGGATCCCGGCGTATCAGCTGGAGAGAACGATGAAGGCCCTCTCCGCCCTGGGATTTGCTGAGAAGAATGTACTGAAGAAGAGCGAGGCCAATCCCTACCGCTGA
- a CDS encoding sugar ABC transporter ATP-binding protein, producing the protein MSTSFLRMESICKNFGGVKALQNVDFEVHAGEIHCLAGENGCGKSTLIKIISGAHQASSGSIFIEGEEEKRLTPIGSIKKGIQVIYQDFAIFPNLSVAENIAMNSALMQGKKRMDWKAARAMALEAMAKIGAHMDPDMLVERLSVSNRQMVAICRAILNDAKLLILDEPTTALTSYEVSMLYEILRNLKAKGMAIVIVNHKLEEIYEIADRLTILRNGENVATGPLDEFSRSRFIHCMTGREIIDSLYEPETSAEPILEVQGLGREGSFSDVSFTLHKGDVLGITGLLGSGRGEIGDALFGIYPADTGTIALHGKPITIKSIKDATKHHIGYVPEDRLTQGLFLTRSIMDNTVAASIEKYFVKGCLDEEKMDAVTWEWIKRIGCVASDSKAPIRTLSGGNAQKMVIAKWMNINPSVLILNGPTVGVDIGSKFDIHTILHEFANAGVGVIIISDDLSELYYNCNKLLVMEGGKSSGLMDTKTLTEEGLASLLHGNALEK; encoded by the coding sequence ATGAGTACAAGTTTTTTGCGGATGGAAAGCATATGCAAGAACTTTGGTGGGGTGAAAGCATTACAGAATGTTGATTTTGAAGTGCATGCAGGAGAGATTCACTGCTTGGCAGGAGAGAATGGGTGCGGCAAATCAACGCTGATCAAGATCATCTCAGGAGCTCACCAGGCCTCCAGTGGTTCCATTTTCATTGAAGGGGAGGAAGAGAAACGGCTTACCCCCATCGGATCGATCAAGAAGGGCATCCAGGTCATCTACCAGGATTTTGCCATATTCCCCAATCTCTCGGTTGCAGAGAACATCGCCATGAACTCCGCCCTGATGCAGGGAAAAAAGCGGATGGATTGGAAAGCAGCCCGTGCCATGGCCTTGGAGGCAATGGCGAAAATCGGGGCGCATATGGATCCCGATATGTTGGTTGAGCGGCTCTCCGTCTCCAATCGCCAGATGGTTGCCATCTGCAGGGCTATACTCAACGACGCCAAATTGCTGATTCTGGATGAACCCACAACAGCCTTGACCAGCTACGAGGTCTCGATGCTGTATGAGATTCTCAGAAACCTCAAGGCCAAGGGAATGGCCATTGTGATCGTGAATCACAAGCTTGAGGAAATCTATGAAATTGCCGATAGGTTGACGATTCTCCGCAACGGGGAGAATGTGGCTACCGGCCCCCTTGATGAGTTTTCCCGCTCCCGCTTCATCCATTGCATGACAGGGCGTGAGATCATCGATTCGCTCTATGAACCCGAGACTTCCGCCGAACCGATACTTGAGGTGCAGGGACTGGGCCGTGAAGGCTCCTTCTCCGATGTATCGTTCACTCTGCACAAAGGGGATGTCCTTGGTATCACCGGGCTGCTGGGATCGGGACGGGGAGAGATCGGGGATGCCTTGTTCGGCATCTATCCGGCTGACACGGGTACCATCGCCTTGCACGGCAAACCCATTACCATCAAATCGATCAAGGATGCCACCAAGCATCATATCGGGTATGTCCCGGAGGATCGCCTGACCCAGGGGCTCTTCCTTACCCGTTCCATCATGGACAACACCGTGGCTGCCTCCATTGAGAAATATTTCGTCAAAGGATGCTTGGATGAGGAGAAGATGGATGCCGTCACCTGGGAGTGGATCAAGCGCATCGGCTGTGTCGCCTCCGATTCGAAGGCTCCGATCAGGACCTTGTCAGGAGGGAATGCCCAGAAGATGGTCATAGCGAAATGGATGAACATCAACCCATCGGTGTTGATTCTCAATGGTCCTACCGTTGGGGTGGACATCGGGTCGAAATTTGATATCCACACGATACTGCATGAGTTTGCCAACGCAGGGGTGGGGGTGATCATCATCAGCGATGATCTGAGTGAACTCTACTACAACTGCAACAAGCTCTTGGTGATGGAGGGAGGCAAATCTTCGGGCCTCATGGATACAAAGACCCTGACTGAGGAAGGCTTGGCAAGCCTTCTTCATGGAAATGCGTTGGAGAAGTAG
- a CDS encoding LacI family DNA-binding transcriptional regulator, translated as MTIREIAKIANVSPATVSLVINNRPGVSEAKRQEILALLNKLNYAKGKRGKIGPSAPQSILFLKYIKTGFLVEENAGFISKILDAVEQECSKLSYTLRIQVEKKSLADAINALDISHLDGLLVIGTEIDPSEYEVLHKIKLPYVVIDNSMPNFSCHSITMANEEMVHSAVTYLASLGDGPIGYIHSQFDAQNFTERSNGFHSTMAELGRETRKEFCYLLEPTLKGAYLGMKHYIKQGATFPSLIFADNDTLAIGGMRALAEAGYRIPDDIQIVGFDDVYLSATSSPPLTTLHVQRTMIGRQAVRMLHEVICQGSAGDIKMKIGSGLVYRESTKEMTR; from the coding sequence TTGACAATCCGTGAAATCGCAAAAATAGCCAATGTATCCCCGGCAACCGTTTCCCTGGTCATCAACAACAGGCCTGGGGTGAGCGAGGCAAAGCGCCAGGAAATCCTTGCGTTACTGAACAAACTAAACTATGCAAAAGGCAAACGGGGGAAAATTGGTCCTTCGGCGCCGCAATCCATTCTGTTCCTAAAATATATCAAGACCGGTTTTCTGGTTGAGGAGAATGCAGGGTTCATCTCCAAGATCCTGGATGCGGTGGAGCAGGAGTGCAGCAAGCTCTCCTACACTCTTCGCATCCAAGTGGAGAAGAAAAGCCTCGCTGACGCCATCAACGCATTGGACATCTCCCACTTGGATGGCCTTTTGGTCATCGGTACTGAGATCGACCCTTCCGAATACGAGGTGCTTCACAAGATCAAGCTCCCATATGTGGTCATCGACAACTCCATGCCGAATTTCTCCTGCCACTCGATCACGATGGCAAACGAGGAAATGGTGCACAGTGCTGTCACGTACCTTGCCTCGTTGGGGGACGGTCCCATCGGATACATCCACAGTCAGTTTGACGCCCAGAACTTCACCGAACGATCCAACGGATTTCACTCCACCATGGCGGAATTGGGTCGCGAAACCCGCAAGGAGTTCTGCTACCTGCTTGAGCCTACGCTCAAGGGTGCATATCTGGGGATGAAGCACTACATCAAGCAAGGGGCAACGTTCCCCTCACTCATCTTTGCAGACAATGACACCTTGGCAATCGGGGGGATGCGCGCCCTTGCAGAAGCCGGATACAGGATACCCGACGACATTCAGATAGTAGGATTCGACGATGTATACCTCAGTGCCACCAGTTCGCCCCCCCTGACCACCTTGCATGTGCAACGCACCATGATCGGTCGCCAGGCGGTACGCATGCTGCATGAGGTGATCTGCCAGGGAAGTGCCGGCGACATCAAGATGAAGATCGGTAGCGGGCTCGTCTATCGGGAGAGCACCAAGGAGATGACTCGGTAG
- the era gene encoding GTPase Era: MKCATVAIIGRPSAGKSTLLNTICEMKVSITASTPQTTRNAIRGIYTDNRGQLIFTDTPGFHLSEKTLNKRLQDTALRSLEESDVVLYLIDSKRSAGEEEMVLVSHIAKLKTPVVCVINKADIIRDTEEAAAKSFLEEFLPGRPVVKASAKLDEGVDEILIELFKLAPEGELLYPADAYTDQNLEFRISEIIREKAINLVTEEIPHAIYVEIADIEHDEKTNTIWVRAFIIVERETQKGIVVGKGGANIAKIRKGAEPEIRSIFPNKKLRLDLRVKAQDKWRNNSVVLDRILR; encoded by the coding sequence ATGAAATGTGCCACGGTAGCCATTATCGGCCGCCCATCAGCAGGGAAAAGCACCCTGCTCAATACGATCTGTGAGATGAAAGTCTCCATCACCGCCTCTACTCCGCAGACCACACGCAATGCGATCAGAGGCATCTATACCGACAACCGCGGACAGTTGATCTTCACCGACACCCCGGGTTTTCACCTCAGTGAGAAGACGCTGAACAAGCGTCTGCAGGATACTGCCCTCAGAAGTCTGGAAGAGAGCGATGTGGTGCTCTACCTCATCGACTCCAAGCGAAGTGCCGGAGAGGAGGAGATGGTGCTGGTCTCCCACATCGCCAAACTCAAAACTCCGGTAGTGTGCGTCATCAACAAGGCTGACATCATCCGGGACACCGAGGAAGCCGCTGCCAAGTCATTCCTGGAAGAGTTTCTACCCGGCCGTCCCGTGGTAAAGGCTTCGGCCAAACTGGACGAGGGTGTGGATGAGATCCTCATTGAGCTGTTCAAGCTCGCCCCCGAGGGAGAACTGCTCTATCCTGCCGATGCATACACCGACCAGAACCTGGAGTTCCGCATCAGCGAGATCATCCGTGAGAAGGCCATCAATTTGGTGACAGAGGAGATTCCGCATGCCATCTATGTGGAGATAGCTGACATCGAGCACGATGAGAAGACGAACACCATCTGGGTGAGAGCCTTCATCATTGTTGAGCGGGAGACGCAGAAAGGCATTGTGGTGGGAAAAGGCGGAGCAAACATCGCCAAGATCCGCAAGGGTGCCGAGCCTGAGATCCGCAGCATCTTCCCGAACAAGAAGCTGCGCCTCGACCTCAGGGTCAAGGCACAGGACAAGTGGAGAAACAACTCCGTGGTGCTGGACAGGATCCTGCGCTAG
- the lysS gene encoding lysine--tRNA ligase → MSEQNVSTHWADIYADKIIREKGEKDVYTCASGITPSGTVHIGNFREIISVELVVRALRAKGKKVRFIYSWDDYDVFRKVPKNMPQPELLQTFLRKPITLVPDTTGRADNYARANELDVEKILPTVGVEPEYLYQADRYRSSLYAEGMRTALEKKDEIRAILDEFRTEALEENWWPVSVFSSFTDKDTTTVLDWDGEWNITYRDDENGKTETIDLRNTPYAKLPWRIDWPMRWAHEGVDFEPAGKDHHSEGGSFDTSKKVVTVFGGQPPVSFQYDFISIKGRGGKISSSSGEVISLYDVLEVYTPEITRFMFAGTRPNTEFAISFDLDVLKIYEDYDTCERIYFGLQEVNEKRKAKEMRIYELSQVGEVPTEASFQIPFRHLCNLLQLHEGDIVRAISTLGEMTDSQKQRLRTRCACAWNWITTFAPEDFKYRLSNENDPLVELTEQELRAVKALYQVVEVMDQLEDKEYTTRLYDAAKLNDLDTGEFFKLVYRIMIGKDRGPKLGPFLQTCGKEKVLSILGRY, encoded by the coding sequence ATGAGTGAACAGAACGTATCTACACATTGGGCGGATATATACGCCGACAAAATCATTCGTGAGAAAGGGGAGAAGGACGTATACACCTGCGCTTCCGGCATCACCCCTTCCGGCACAGTCCATATTGGGAACTTCAGGGAGATCATCTCTGTGGAATTGGTGGTGAGGGCTCTCAGGGCAAAAGGCAAAAAAGTCCGGTTCATCTACAGCTGGGATGACTACGATGTATTCCGCAAGGTGCCGAAGAACATGCCCCAGCCTGAGTTGCTGCAGACGTTCCTGCGCAAACCCATCACCTTGGTGCCCGACACCACCGGAAGGGCGGACAATTATGCACGTGCCAACGAGCTGGATGTCGAGAAGATCCTTCCCACCGTCGGCGTCGAGCCCGAGTACCTCTACCAGGCCGATCGCTACCGCAGCAGCCTCTATGCAGAAGGCATGCGCACTGCCCTGGAGAAGAAGGACGAGATTCGCGCAATCCTGGACGAGTTCCGCACAGAAGCCCTGGAAGAGAACTGGTGGCCTGTCTCCGTCTTCTCCTCCTTCACCGACAAGGACACCACCACCGTGCTCGATTGGGACGGTGAGTGGAACATCACCTACCGCGATGATGAGAACGGCAAGACCGAAACCATCGACCTTAGGAATACCCCCTATGCCAAGTTGCCTTGGCGCATCGACTGGCCCATGCGATGGGCTCACGAGGGCGTGGACTTCGAACCTGCAGGCAAGGACCACCACAGCGAGGGTGGCAGCTTCGATACTTCCAAGAAGGTCGTCACGGTCTTCGGCGGACAGCCTCCGGTATCGTTCCAGTACGACTTCATCAGCATCAAGGGCAGGGGAGGCAAGATCTCTTCCTCCAGCGGTGAGGTCATCTCCCTCTATGATGTGCTTGAGGTCTACACCCCTGAGATCACCCGCTTCATGTTCGCCGGCACCCGCCCGAACACCGAGTTTGCCATCTCCTTCGACCTTGATGTTCTCAAGATCTACGAGGACTACGATACCTGCGAGCGAATCTACTTCGGCCTGCAGGAGGTGAACGAGAAGCGCAAGGCAAAGGAGATGAGAATCTACGAGCTGAGCCAGGTAGGCGAAGTGCCCACCGAAGCCTCCTTCCAGATTCCTTTCCGCCACCTGTGCAACCTCCTTCAGCTGCATGAAGGCGACATCGTGCGTGCAATTTCCACCCTTGGTGAAATGACTGACAGCCAGAAACAGCGTCTCAGAACCCGCTGCGCTTGTGCCTGGAACTGGATCACCACCTTTGCCCCCGAGGACTTCAAGTATCGTCTCAGCAATGAGAACGACCCCTTGGTCGAGCTCACCGAGCAGGAATTGAGGGCAGTGAAAGCCCTCTATCAGGTGGTTGAGGTCATGGATCAGCTTGAGGACAAGGAGTACACCACCCGCCTCTATGACGCTGCAAAGCTCAACGATCTCGATACCGGGGAGTTCTTCAAGCTTGTCTACCGCATCATGATCGGAAAGGATCGAGGCCCGAAGCTCGGACCCTTCCTGCAGACCTGCGGCAAGGAGAAAGTACTCTCCATTCTCGGTCGCTACTAA
- a CDS encoding autoinducer 2 ABC transporter substrate-binding protein, whose amino-acid sequence MKKALILALAMLMLVSSVAFAAGSQEAAATGKKDYRIAVVPKLTSIAWFQRMEVGVKEYAKQTGVDAFYTGPSEGDGALQAQAIEDLISQGVDAICVVPFSTSALEPVLKKAREAGIVVISHEASGMTNIDYDIEAFDNAEYGRHFMETLGKITGGKGEYLFTVGSLTSESHNQWVDAAKELQMQKFPQMKQYGDKIETADNQSTSYNKVKEALTANPNIAAIQGSAMPDVAGAALAVEELGLAGKVKIAGTSLVSVAGKYVKNGTIEMISFWDPALAGKAMVELAVRVLDGEKVGTGLDLGVLGYDKLTLDGKVFYGQAWIDVTKANVDDPAYAF is encoded by the coding sequence ATGAAAAAGGCATTGATTCTTGCTTTGGCTATGCTCATGCTCGTGTCGAGTGTGGCATTTGCAGCCGGTTCCCAGGAAGCAGCAGCTACCGGGAAAAAAGACTACCGTATCGCAGTTGTTCCCAAGCTCACCAGCATCGCATGGTTCCAGAGAATGGAAGTTGGTGTAAAAGAGTATGCAAAACAGACCGGAGTTGACGCATTCTATACCGGTCCCTCCGAAGGTGACGGTGCTCTGCAGGCACAGGCCATCGAGGACCTGATTTCCCAGGGTGTTGATGCAATCTGTGTCGTTCCGTTCTCCACCAGTGCTCTTGAGCCAGTGCTGAAGAAAGCTCGCGAAGCTGGCATCGTGGTCATCTCCCACGAAGCTTCCGGCATGACCAACATCGACTATGATATCGAGGCCTTCGACAACGCAGAGTATGGTCGTCACTTCATGGAGACCTTGGGCAAGATCACCGGCGGAAAGGGTGAGTATCTCTTCACCGTTGGCTCGCTGACCAGCGAATCCCACAATCAGTGGGTTGATGCAGCAAAAGAGCTCCAGATGCAGAAGTTCCCGCAGATGAAGCAGTACGGAGACAAGATCGAGACTGCAGACAACCAGTCCACCTCCTACAACAAGGTCAAGGAAGCACTCACCGCCAATCCGAACATTGCTGCCATCCAGGGTTCTGCAATGCCCGACGTAGCTGGGGCAGCCCTCGCTGTTGAGGAACTTGGTCTGGCTGGCAAAGTCAAGATTGCCGGTACTTCCTTGGTTTCCGTCGCCGGAAAGTATGTAAAGAACGGCACCATCGAGATGATCTCCTTCTGGGATCCGGCTCTTGCAGGCAAGGCAATGGTTGAGCTCGCTGTCCGCGTGCTTGACGGAGAGAAAGTCGGTACTGGTCTTGACCTCGGCGTTCTTGGTTACGACAAGCTCACCCTCGACGGGAAGGTCTTCTATGGACAAGCTTGGATTGACGTGACCAAGGCCAATGTTGATGATCCTGCCTACGCTTTCTAA
- a CDS encoding ureidoglycolate lyase: MREIPVQSLQWESFHQYGEFSDALHPAGYSLGDFYHDRVLFPVSEGRMVGFSSLVCTKRMEKIIDSAECHSTAAEFILPLDGAVIVHVAPPSQVPVPELTEAFLVPKGTMVMLRIGVWHLAPFAVKEGDTHVLIGLPERIYKTDCMVVAYAEDQKMKVNYTEDAKR, encoded by the coding sequence ATGAGAGAGATACCGGTACAATCCTTGCAATGGGAAAGCTTTCACCAGTATGGGGAATTTTCTGATGCACTGCATCCTGCTGGGTACAGCCTGGGTGATTTTTATCATGATCGGGTTCTCTTCCCGGTTTCAGAGGGGAGAATGGTAGGCTTCAGTTCCTTGGTCTGCACCAAGCGCATGGAGAAAATCATTGACAGTGCAGAGTGCCACAGCACTGCAGCTGAGTTCATCCTGCCCCTCGATGGTGCTGTGATCGTGCATGTTGCCCCTCCTTCCCAGGTCCCGGTACCTGAGTTGACCGAGGCCTTCCTGGTTCCGAAAGGGACCATGGTGATGTTGCGCATCGGTGTCTGGCATCTGGCTCCCTTTGCCGTGAAGGAAGGGGATACCCATGTGCTGATCGGCCTGCCCGAACGGATTTACAAAACAGATTGCATGGTCGTTGCCTATGCAGAAGACCAAAAAATGAAGGTGAACTACACGGAGGACGCGAAAAGATGA
- a CDS encoding flavodoxin family protein gives MHVLMINTSPHRQGCTNRALLEIASTLEKQGISSEILWIGTEALHGCIDCGYCFNHGRCVFGDDKVNEAAEKAIASDALILGAPVHYASIAGSGSAFLDRLFRVISRQMALKPGASVVSCRRGGASASFDQLNKYFTISGMPVVSSTYWNSVHGNTAEEVEQDLEGLQVMRNLGSSLAWLLASIETAKVPRPRLEREHYTNFIR, from the coding sequence ATGCATGTTTTGATGATCAACACCAGTCCCCACCGCCAAGGGTGCACCAACCGTGCACTGCTCGAGATTGCCTCCACGTTGGAGAAGCAGGGCATCAGCAGCGAGATTCTCTGGATCGGGACCGAAGCCCTGCATGGCTGCATCGACTGCGGCTACTGCTTCAATCATGGGCGATGTGTCTTTGGTGATGACAAGGTCAATGAGGCTGCCGAAAAGGCCATCGCATCAGATGCCCTGATCCTTGGTGCTCCGGTGCACTATGCAAGCATTGCCGGAAGCGGCAGCGCTTTCCTCGATCGCCTCTTTCGCGTCATCTCACGCCAGATGGCCCTCAAGCCGGGCGCCTCGGTGGTTTCTTGCAGACGGGGTGGGGCGAGCGCTTCCTTTGACCAGTTGAACAAGTACTTTACCATCAGCGGCATGCCGGTGGTCTCTTCCACCTACTGGAATTCCGTCCATGGGAATACCGCAGAGGAAGTTGAGCAGGATCTGGAAGGGCTCCAGGTCATGCGCAACCTGGGATCCAGCTTGGCTTGGCTGCTCGCTTCCATCGAGACAGCCAAGGTGCCGCGCCCCCGTCTTGAACGGGAGCACTACACCAACTTCATCCGCTAG
- a CDS encoding ABC transporter permease has product MKRLQIHTLTKDQKNNIILVMLVLLIFLVMTILSPRAFLRPANLKGMAVQFPEFGILSFGMMIAMISGGIDLSLVGIANLSSIVAAMVMLQMGDSVFSIVLGILAALLIGSLCGVFNGFLIGYLKIPAMLVTLCGLQLYSGLGLAITKGPALTGLPESYGEIANGSLIGGIPNTVLIFLVVAVAVAYLMRSTIYGSHVSFMGTNEIASKYSGINNLKVTMYTYIVSGLMGAIGGLLISSHYNSAKSDYGKSYTLLTLLIVVLGGTDPSGGKGNVLGVSLAVIVLQMISSAFNILRVNSFVKTFVWGLILIGIMLISRIIDTREKEERRTK; this is encoded by the coding sequence ATGAAACGACTACAGATACATACACTTACCAAAGATCAGAAGAACAACATCATCCTCGTGATGCTTGTCCTCTTGATCTTCCTCGTGATGACCATTCTCTCTCCCCGGGCATTTCTCAGACCAGCAAACCTGAAAGGCATGGCCGTGCAGTTTCCCGAGTTCGGCATCCTCTCCTTCGGGATGATGATCGCCATGATCAGCGGAGGAATAGATCTCTCATTGGTCGGCATCGCCAACCTTTCCAGCATTGTGGCTGCAATGGTGATGCTGCAGATGGGCGATTCGGTCTTTTCCATCGTGCTTGGCATCCTTGCCGCCCTGCTTATCGGCTCACTGTGCGGAGTCTTCAACGGGTTTCTCATCGGCTATCTGAAGATTCCTGCCATGTTGGTCACCCTCTGTGGCTTGCAGCTCTACTCCGGGTTGGGCTTGGCCATCACCAAGGGGCCTGCCCTCACCGGTTTGCCTGAATCGTATGGGGAGATTGCGAATGGAAGTCTGATCGGGGGAATACCCAATACGGTGTTGATTTTCCTTGTTGTTGCAGTTGCCGTAGCCTATCTGATGCGCTCGACCATCTATGGCAGCCATGTCTCTTTCATGGGGACGAATGAAATTGCCTCCAAGTATTCGGGCATCAACAACCTGAAGGTGACCATGTACACCTATATCGTGAGTGGCTTGATGGGGGCGATCGGAGGTCTTCTGATCTCCTCGCACTACAACTCGGCAAAGTCTGACTACGGCAAGTCCTATACCTTGCTTACCTTGCTGATCGTAGTGCTTGGCGGCACCGACCCCAGTGGAGGGAAGGGCAATGTCCTGGGAGTCTCGCTTGCCGTAATCGTCCTGCAGATGATTTCCAGTGCATTCAACATCCTTCGGGTCAACTCATTCGTGAAGACCTTTGTCTGGGGCCTGATACTCATCGGCATCATGCTGATATCGCGGATCATCGATACGAGAGAGAAAGAAGAGAGGAGAACAAAATGA